The Pseudomonas sp. TH06 genome has a window encoding:
- a CDS encoding DUF3050 domain-containing protein: MSQTKQQLALKKAELSAHPIFAEINSMTVLRRFMETHVFAVWDFMSLTKRLQQELTCTRLPWLPPRDPHAARLINEIVLGEESDDRLDHGHYSHFELYLDAMREVGASTAAAERFVALQQEGVSYDVALQSVEVDPAAAQFVRDTLRTALHAPGHSVAAAFLHGRESVIPTMFQRILDDWGIGIEQAPIFRYYLERHIEVDSEDHGPAAEQLLKRLVDGDPQREAEVYASAIAAVESRIALWDGLRVSMREPLAEVAQ, encoded by the coding sequence ATGTCTCAAACAAAGCAGCAACTCGCCCTGAAGAAAGCCGAACTCAGCGCTCACCCGATCTTCGCCGAAATCAATTCAATGACTGTCTTGCGCCGCTTCATGGAAACCCATGTGTTTGCCGTGTGGGATTTCATGTCGCTGACCAAGCGCCTGCAGCAGGAACTGACCTGCACCCGTCTGCCATGGCTGCCGCCGCGTGATCCGCATGCAGCCCGACTGATCAACGAAATTGTCCTCGGTGAGGAGTCCGATGACCGCTTGGACCACGGTCATTACAGCCATTTCGAACTGTATCTGGATGCCATGCGCGAAGTCGGTGCGAGCACCGCAGCAGCGGAACGCTTCGTCGCGCTGCAACAGGAAGGCGTGAGTTATGACGTCGCGCTGCAAAGTGTCGAAGTCGATCCGGCCGCCGCGCAGTTTGTCCGAGACACTTTGCGCACCGCCCTGCATGCACCGGGGCACAGCGTCGCCGCCGCGTTTTTGCATGGCCGCGAAAGTGTGATCCCGACCATGTTCCAGCGCATCCTCGACGACTGGGGCATCGGCATCGAACAGGCGCCGATCTTTCGCTATTACCTGGAGCGGCACATCGAGGTCGATTCCGAGGATCACGGCCCGGCGGCAGAGCAACTGCTGAAGCGTCTGGTCGATGGCGACCCGCAGCGCGAAGCCGAGGTTTACGCCAGCGCCATTGCCGCCGTGGAAAGCCGCATCGCGCTGTGGGATGGCCTGCGCGTAAGCATGCGCGAACCGTTGGCGGAGGTGGCCCAATGA
- a CDS encoding diiron oxygenase: MNAADYQSFADAWESRATIRTRPRRMLENDERLIYPLSRQPLVLSDTFLRECPQQRDFALVQTLYKFINDVVIFETEIVDKTARSIAKDRFAVAFPFACRYDAMTVVVDEDYHALVAMDFMQQTVAMTGIEPIQLPNEIELSRAIPAAVARAPEHLRSAVELICVAIAENTVTGDVAAFARDDTVKPSIKGLMADHLLDEGRHSSFWARMVRIYWHTASEADRETIAQILPVFIGHYLTNDIQKSFDLRLIDALPVGETTRHSLREEMAGLAFPINRHHPLVGNIVKFFHNSSLLDTPCVQHALHDYLV, from the coding sequence ATGAACGCCGCCGACTACCAATCCTTCGCCGATGCCTGGGAAAGCCGCGCGACCATCCGCACCCGTCCGCGGCGGATGCTGGAAAACGACGAGCGCCTGATCTATCCGCTCAGCCGGCAACCGCTGGTGCTCAGCGACACCTTCCTGCGGGAGTGCCCGCAGCAGCGTGATTTCGCCCTGGTGCAGACGCTGTACAAGTTCATCAACGACGTGGTGATTTTCGAGACGGAAATCGTCGACAAGACCGCGCGCAGCATCGCCAAGGATCGCTTCGCCGTGGCGTTTCCTTTTGCCTGTCGCTACGACGCGATGACGGTGGTGGTAGACGAGGATTACCACGCGCTGGTGGCGATGGACTTCATGCAGCAAACGGTGGCCATGACCGGCATCGAGCCGATTCAACTGCCCAACGAAATCGAGCTCAGCCGGGCCATCCCTGCCGCCGTCGCACGGGCCCCGGAACACTTGCGCAGTGCCGTCGAATTGATCTGTGTGGCCATCGCCGAGAACACCGTAACCGGCGATGTCGCGGCGTTCGCCCGCGACGACACGGTCAAGCCGTCGATCAAAGGGCTGATGGCCGACCACTTGCTTGATGAGGGTCGCCATTCGAGCTTCTGGGCGCGGATGGTGCGCATCTATTGGCACACCGCGAGTGAGGCGGATCGCGAAACCATCGCGCAGATCCTGCCGGTATTCATCGGCCACTACCTGACCAACGACATCCAGAAATCCTTCGACCTGCGCCTGATCGATGCCCTGCCGGTCGGCGAGACCACACGCCATTCGCTGAGGGAGGAAATGGCCGGACTGGCATTTCCGATCAATCGCCACCATCCGCTGGTGGGCAACATCGTCAAGTTCTTCCACAACAGTTCGCTGCTCGACACACCGTGCGTGCAGCACGCCCTGCACGACTACCTGGTTTGA